The following proteins are co-located in the Halictus rubicundus isolate RS-2024b chromosome 1, iyHalRubi1_principal, whole genome shotgun sequence genome:
- the Sans gene encoding SAM_USH1G_HARP domain-containing protein Sans, whose product MTSERFHKAARDDALDILKEATKKDCNARDDGGMTPTLWAAFEGHIDVLRLLVAKGGDPDKTDYFGNTALHLAAARGHEYCVKFLVKFGCNIWSLDIDRHSARDLAAINGREMILQFLDLAQADQELNNRKKSRILREKAEKDAEKRLKEYIKRQKMAEIRAEKEQKKLSKDRTKLDLATVNETGILPYKSSILTFKGRVKPSPTFSDIVGTTAKKHGSAVCRKALARKAVDDFKVVEIEVNGKKSIRSLTGLRRDSEVMYVGTYETQTQQMGRRGKISDVWGTLSKAQSTPDLLGDRAFDEDVDQEDGEEINGIRDTAFLQEPASIFNRPGFGSVAFRRPITTTFENIPVTQMDPHQQNGNSCLNGSVNGSINGHRAGSNGHNEEISIGSAGSLARRQSMWDDDLLSEEEEEEEEDEEETDEEWTPLQRFLVANNLSSTHPVLESEQIDLEALMLLTEADIAALKLPLGPKRKLMNAIANRKKALNAPENVIKDSRL is encoded by the exons ATGACGTCCGAACGGTTTCACAA AGCTGCACGCGACGACGCCTTGGACATCTTAAAAGAAGCTACGAAAAAGGATTGTAACGCACGAGATGACGGAGGAATGACCCCCACATTATGGGCAGCCTTTGAAGGTCATATAGATGTGCTGAGACTGCTCGTCGCCAAAGG GGGTGACCCCGACAAAACCGATTATTTCGGAAACACGGCCCTTCACCTAGCAGCGGCGAGAGGCCATGAATACTGCGTCAAGTTCCTCGTGAAGTTCGGTTGTAACATTTGGTCACTAGACATCGATAGACATTCTGCCAGAGACTTGGCTGCCATAAACGGGAGGGAGATGATCCTACAATTTCTAGATCTGGCGCAGGCTGATCAGGAACTGAATAATCGTAAGAAAAGCCGGATACTCCGCGAGAAGGCTGAGAAAGATGCTGAGAAAAG GTTAAAAGAATATATAAAGAGGCAAAAAATGGCGGAAATTAGGGCCGAAAAGGAACAGAAGAAGTTATCGAAGGACCGAACGAAATTGGATTTAGCTACAGTGAACGAAACTGGTATTCTACCTTACAAATCCAGTATATTGACCTTCAAAGGTCGCGTGAAGCCTTCACCAACGTTCAGCGACATCGTCGGCACTACAGCCAAGAAACATGGCAGCGCAGTGTGCAGAAAAGCTTTAGCAAGAAAGGCTGTCGACGATTTTAAAGTTGTAGAG aTTGAGGTAAACGGGAAAAAGTCAATTCGTAGTCTCACCGGTCTCAGAAGGGATTCCGAAGTAATGTACGTAGGAACTTATGAAACGCAGACCCAGCAAATGGGAAGGAGAGGAAAAATCTCGGATGTTTGGGGTACGTTGAGTAAAGCGCAAAGCACTCCTGATCTTTTAGGCGACCGTGCGTTTGACGAGGACGTAGATCAAGAGGATGGAGAAGAAATAAATGGCATCAGGGACACGGCCTTCCTGCAGGAACCTGCGAGCATTTTCAATCGACCCGGTTTTGGATCGGTGGCATTTAGAAGACCA ATAACGACCACCTTCGAGAACATACCTGTCACGCAAATGGATCCGCATCAACAAAACGGTAACTCCTGCCTGAATGGTTCCGTAAACGGATCAATAAATGGCCACAGAGCCGGCTCTAATGGGCATAACGAGGAAATCAGCATAGGAAGCGCGGGCAGCCTGGCTCGCAGGCAAAGCATGTGGGACGACGATTTACTTTCAG aagaagaggaagaggaagaggaggacgaagaagaaACCGACGAGGAATGGACACCGTTGCAGAGATTCTTAGTTGCCAATAATCTGTCGTCCACCCATCCGGTTTTAGAGTCGGAACAAATCGATTTAGAGGCGTTGATGTTGCTCACCGAAGCTGACATCGCAGCCCTCAAACTGCCACTTGGACCTAAAAGGAAACTGATGAACGCGATAGCGAACCGGAAGAAGGCATTAAACGCTCCCGAGAATGTCATCAAAGACAGCAGACTGTAA